A region from the Flavobacterium enshiense genome encodes:
- a CDS encoding DUF3108 domain-containing protein, which produces MKKGILLLFLLCLLVFAVSFTSARQEDAFTTGEFFKFRIHYGLVNAGFATLEIKEAVRNNRKVHHVIGKGYTVGMTKFFFKVADDYQSMFDKETGKPYQYLRKIDEGGYTKNQEGFFNQTKNTVLVKDYKHRTEKTFTVPENVQDIVSSFYYLRNHPRIDKMVPGESVVIDMFFDDEVYKFKLKYIGREDIDTKFGIIPTMVFRPYVQSGRVFKEQESLTVWISDDDNKMPIRIKASLAVGSLKADLDGFKGLKNSFKVKVKKQ; this is translated from the coding sequence ATGAAAAAAGGTATACTACTTCTCTTCCTTCTCTGTTTACTAGTGTTTGCGGTGTCTTTTACTTCCGCACGACAGGAAGATGCCTTCACAACCGGGGAATTTTTTAAATTCCGGATTCACTACGGACTTGTAAATGCCGGCTTTGCAACGCTGGAAATTAAGGAAGCTGTCCGCAACAACAGAAAAGTACATCATGTTATTGGAAAGGGTTACACGGTAGGGATGACCAAATTCTTCTTCAAGGTTGCAGATGATTATCAAAGTATGTTTGATAAGGAAACCGGCAAGCCGTATCAGTACCTCCGAAAAATCGACGAGGGCGGTTATACTAAAAATCAGGAGGGTTTTTTTAATCAAACAAAAAACACGGTCCTTGTTAAAGACTACAAACATAGAACCGAAAAAACGTTTACCGTGCCTGAAAATGTTCAGGATATTGTATCTTCGTTTTATTATTTAAGAAACCACCCAAGAATCGATAAAATGGTTCCGGGGGAATCGGTAGTTATTGATATGTTCTTTGATGATGAGGTGTATAAATTCAAGCTCAAATACATCGGAAGAGAAGATATAGATACCAAATTCGGCATTATTCCAACGATGGTTTTCAGGCCGTATGTTCAATCCGGAAGAGTGTTTAAAGAACAGGAAAGTTTGACTGTTTGGATTTCGGACGACGACAATAAAATGCCGATTCGAATAAAAGCCAGTTTGGCAGTAGGTTCTTTAAAAGCGGACTTGGACGGATTCAAAGGATTAAAAAACTCATTTAAAGTTAAAGTAAAAAAACAATAA